From a region of the Arachis ipaensis cultivar K30076 chromosome B09, Araip1.1, whole genome shotgun sequence genome:
- the LOC107617584 gene encoding protein CHROMATIN REMODELING 20 isoform X1 produces the protein MTLDLETVIHFSYSCSVGFLPIVKTTALEMEGKTEDEVVDIESGSSDSFNDDSDDEGSLPPEVDDDRVNLEEPLTEEEIQDLISELLEVESKAAEAQEALEEESLAKVESDVRQELQQTLTEDDLETAVADEMATFKEEWETVLDDLETESVNLLEQLDGAGIELPSLYKWIEKEAPNGCRTEAWKKRNHWVGLQATTEIAESVAVAEKYLQVNRPVRRRHGKLLEEGASGFLQKKFGDETKDPVKKGMEGDWDLFNKIVSDGSGTDVSFGSKHWASVYLASTPQQAALMGLKFPGVNEVEEIDDVDGNSADPFVAAAIANERELDLSEEQKKQFKKVKEEDDAIVDRKLQIHLKQRRRRKKSKQSDKLEDFDAGYDLEKENAMSTGDLADPPKSLLDDIIEQRGTKRLNDGELDTDNKKPRTISDDSDDDTDAIEDKVDRNMSTLEKVKGLLNSGADTLPSVCPNEKFHCTICDQVALEVHSHPLLKVIICGDCNCLMEEKIRRKDLSFDSPSSHCAWCGGSSGLINCKSCTMLFCTNCIKKNLGAESLTKAQATGWDCCFCQPNSLQRLTLLLEQAMGSTAKLVSSSSSDSENSDDSDDSDESDAEINATISSKRRRKKKIRRILDDTELGEETKKKIAIEKERQERLKSLRGQFSASPNEMSSSNLSEGASVEVLGDAASGYIVNVVREKGEEAVRIPPSISAKLKAHQIAGIRFMWENIVESIRKVKSGDKGLGCILAHTMGLGKTFQVIAFLYTAMRCVDLGLRTALIVTPVNVLHNWRQEFIKWKPSELKQLRVFMLEDVPRDRRVELLAKWRTKGGVFLIGYTAFRNLSFGKHVKDRNVAREICHALQDGPDILVCDEAHMIKNTRADVTHALKQVKCQRRIALTGSPLQNNLMEYYCMVDFVREGFLGSSHEFRNRFQNPIENGQHTNSTLTDVKIMNQRSHILYEQLKGFVQRMDMTVVKKDLPPKTVFVVTVKLSLLQRKLYKRFLDVHGFSKDRAHEKFGKRCFFAGYQALARIWNHPGILQLTKEDKDYVRQEEAVENFIVDDCSSDDNSDINAVGEKMRYANDLPQKKDGTGFFVKGWWHDLLPGKIYREPDHGGKMVLLLEILTMSSSVGDKVLVFSQSIPTLDLIELYLSKIPRHGKPGKRWKKGKDWYRLDGRTESSERQRIVERFNEPSNKRVKCTLISTRAGSLGINLHSANRVVIIDGSWNPTYDLQAIYRAWRYGQTKPVFAYRLLAHGTMEEKIYKRQVTKEGLAARVVDRQQVHRTISKEEMLHLFEFGDDENPETLAELNQENGSSSNTVKHTTPHSNGSSNSDKLMESLLKNHQPRWIANYHEHETLLQENEEEKLSKEEKDMAWEVYKKSLEWEEVGRVPISDPMPDQKAEMAASSKLQQVKDPLSMVSSSRIRNRFNMRKCTNLAHMLTLRSQRIKQGGCTVCGECAQEIRWDDLKITK, from the exons GCTGCAGAGGCCCAAGAAGCTCTTGAAGAGGAGTCTCTTGCCAAAGTGGAGAGTGATGTTAGACAAGAATTGCAGCAAACTCTGACAGAGGATGAT TTGGAAACTGCTGTTGCTGATGAGATGGCTACTTTTAAAGAAGAGTGGGAAACTGTGCTGGACGACCTTGAAACTGAAAGTGTCAACTTGCTG GAACAACTCGATGGTGCTGGAATTGAGCTCCCAAGCCTTTATAAGTGGATTGAAAAGGAAGCTCCCAATGGTTGCCGCACTGAAGCATGGAAAAAGAGGAATCATTGGGTAGGGTTGCAGGCAACTACGGAAATTGCTGAATCAGTTGCTGTTGCTGAGAAGTATCTACAAGTAAACAGACCTGTTAGAAG GCGACATGGTAAACTACTTGAAGAGGGAGCTAGTGGATTTCTCCAAAAAAAATTTGGTGATGAAACCAAGGATCCTGTAAAGAAAGGAATGGAGGGAGATTGGGATTTGTTCAATAAAATAGTGTCTGATGGGAGTGGCACTGATGTTTCATTTGGCAGTAAGCACTGGGCTTCTGTTTATTTGGCCAGCACCCCACAGCAAGCAGCACTGATGGGACTCAAATTTCCTGGAGTTAATGAG GTAGAGGAGATTGACGATGTTGATGGCAATTCTGCTGATCCATTTGTTGCAGCTGCCATAGCAAATGAAAGAGAACTAGATCTTTCTGAGGAGCAAAAGAAACAATTTAAGAAG GTCAAAGAAGAGGATGATGCTATTGTTGATAGGAAGCTTCAAATCCATTTGAAACAAAGGAGGCGTCGGAAGAAAAGTAAACAg AGCGATAAACTTGAAGATTTTGATGCTGGTTACGATCTTGAAAAGGAAAATGCTATGAGTACTGGTGACTTGGCTGATCCACCCAAATCTTtgttggatgatattattgaaCAGCGGGGAACTAAGCGTTTGAATGATGGTGAGCTTGACACTGATAATAAAAAGCCTCGTACTATTAGTGATGACAGTGACGATGACACAGATGCCATTGAAGACAAGGTAGATAGGAATATGAGTACTCTAGAGAAGGTAAAAGGCTTATTAAACAGTGGTGCTGATACTCTTCCTTCAGTGTGTCCAAATGAGAAATTTCACTGCACAATTTGTGATCAAGTGGCTCTTGAAGTTCACTCACACCCTCTGTTGAAGGTGATTATTTGTGGGGATTGCAATTGCTTAATGGAGGAAAAGATACGCCGAAAG GACCTGAGTTTTGATTCTCCCTCAAGTCATTGTGCATGGTGTGGAGGAAGCAGTGGATTAATTAATTGTAAATCATGCACAATGTTATTCTGCACCAACTGCATAAAGAAGAATCTTGGTGCAGAATCTCTTACTAAAGCTCAGGCCACTGGCTGGGATTGTTGTTTTTGCCAGCCAAATAGTCTGCAAAGACTGACACTGCTATTGGAGCAAGCTATGGGATCTACTGCTAAACTAGTTTCCAGCTCTAGCAGTGATTCAGAAAATTCAGATGATTCAGATGATTCGGATGAGTCTGATGCAGAGATTAATGCTACAATCAG CTCTAAGAGAAGGCGCAAAAAGAAGATTCGAAGGATACTTGATGATACGGAATTAGgtgaagaaacaaaaaagaaaatagcAATTGAAAAG GAACGTCAGGAACGCTTGAAGTCTTTGCGAGGCCAGTTCTCTGCTTCACCAAATGAAATGAGCTCATCAAATTTATCCGAAGGGGCTAGTGTTGAAGTTCTTGGCGATGCGGCATCAGGTTACATAGTGAATGTTGTGAGGGAGAAAGGTGAAGAAGCTGTCAGAATTCCTCCGAGCATCTCAGCTAAACTCAAAGCCCATCAG ATTGCAGGAATAAGATTTATGTGGGAAAATATAGTAGAGTCAATAAGAAAAGTGAAGTCTGGGGATAAAGGTCTTGGCTGTATTCTAGCTCATACCATGGGCCTTGGTAAAACTTTTCAG gTGATTGCTTTCTTGTACACTGCAATGAGGTGTGTTGATTTGGGGTTAAGGACCGCACTTATAGTCACACCTGTCAATGTCCTGCATAATTGGCGTCAGGAGTTTATCAAGTGGAAGCCCTCAGAGTTAAAGCAACTCAGAGTCTTCATGCTGGAAGATGTACCAAG AGATAGGAGGGTTGAGCTGCTTGCAAAGTGGAGAACCAAAGGTGGTGTCTTTTTGATTGGTTATACTGCTTTCCGTAATTTATCTTTTGGAAAGCATGTGAAAGACCGGAATGTGGCCAGAGAGATTTGCCATGCTTTGCAG GATGGACCGGACATTCTTGTTTGTGATGAAGCCCATATGATTAAAAATACAAGGGCTGACGTAACTCATGCCTTGAAACAAGTAAAATGCCAAAGAAGAATTGCCCTGACTGGATCGCCCCTTCAAAACAATCTCATGGAATACTATTGT ATGGTTGATTTTGTAAGAGAAGGTTTTCTTGGAAGCAGCCATGAATTTAGAAACCG CTTCCAGAATCCTATAGAGAATGGTCAACACACTAATTCGACACTCACAGATGTGAAAATTATGAACCAAAGATCACATATTCTCTATGAACAGTTAAAAGGCTTTGTCCAAAGAATGGACATGACTGTGGTGAAAAAGGATCTACCCCCCAAAACTGTCTTTGTGGTAACTGTCAAGCTTTCTTTGTTACAAAGAAAACTGTACAAGAGATTCCTTGATGTGCATGGGTTCAGTAAAGACAGGGCTCATGAAAAGTTTGGAAAAAGATGTTTTTTTGCTGGTTACCAGGCGTTAGCCCGG ATATGGAACCACCCTGGGATCTTGCAATTAACAAAAGAAGACAAGGACTATGTAAGACAGGAAGAAGCTGTTGAGAATTTTATCGTGGATGACTGCAGCAGTGATGATAATTCCGATATTAATGCTGTTGGAG AGAAGATGAGGTATGCAAATGATTTGCCGCAAAAGAAAGATGGTACTGGCTTTTTTGTAAAG GGTTGGTGGCATGATCTACTTCCCGGAAAGATTTATAGAGAGCCTGATCATGGTGGCAAAATGGTTTTGCTACTAGAGATATTAACCATGAGTTCTAGTGTGGGCGATAAGGTATTAGTTTTTAGTCAGAGCATACCAACGCTAGACCTCATAGAACTTTATCTCTCAAAGATACCTCGACATGGCAAACCTGGGAAGCGTTGGAAGAAGGGGAAAGATTGGTATCG GCTGGATGGAAGGACAGAGAGCTCTGAAAGGCAGAGGATTGTTGAAAGATTTAATGAGCCCTCAAATAAGAGGGTAAAATGCACTCTGATTTCAACCAGAGCAGGCTCTTTGGGTATTAACCTTCATTCTGCTAACCGTGTTGTTATAATTGATGGTTCTTGGAATCCAACATACGATCTGCAGGCCATCTATCGAGCTTGGAG GTATGGGCAGACAAAACCTGTATTTGCATACCGATTGCTGGCTCATGGCACCATGGAAGAGAAAATATATAAGCGCCAG GTAACAAAGGAGGGGCTTGCCGCTAGAGTGGTTGATAGGCAACAGGTGCATAGGACCATATCTAAAGAAGAGATGTTACATCTGTTTGAGTTTGGTGATGATGAGAACCCTGAGACTTTGGCTGAACTTAATCAAGAAAATGGCAGCAGTAGTAATACAGTTAAACATACAACACCACATTCAAATGGAAGTAGCAACTCTGATAAGCTAATGGAAAGCTTACTTAAAAATCATCAACCCCG GTGGATtgccaattatcatgaacatgAAACCCTGTTACAAGAAAATGAAGAGGAGAAGCTATCAAAAGAGGAGAAAGACATGGCTTGGGAGGTGTACAAAAAATCACTTGAATGGGAAGAAGTGGGGAGGGTACCAATTAGTGACCCCATGCCTGATCAAAAGGCAGAGATGGCTGCAAGTTCAAAACTACAACAGGTGAAAGACCCTCTTAGCATGGTGTCAAGTAGTAGGATAAGGAATCGTTTTAACATGAGAAAGTGCACAAACCTTGCACACATGCTCACACTCAGAAGTCAGAGAATAAAACAAGGTGGCTGTACAGTTTGTGGGGAATGTGCTCAGGAGATCAGGTGGGATGACTTGAAGATTACTAAATAG
- the LOC107617584 gene encoding protein CHROMATIN REMODELING 20 isoform X2, translated as MEGKTEDEVVDIESGSSDSFNDDSDDEGSLPPEVDDDRVNLEEPLTEEEIQDLISELLEVESKAAEAQEALEEESLAKVESDVRQELQQTLTEDDLETAVADEMATFKEEWETVLDDLETESVNLLEQLDGAGIELPSLYKWIEKEAPNGCRTEAWKKRNHWVGLQATTEIAESVAVAEKYLQVNRPVRRRHGKLLEEGASGFLQKKFGDETKDPVKKGMEGDWDLFNKIVSDGSGTDVSFGSKHWASVYLASTPQQAALMGLKFPGVNEVEEIDDVDGNSADPFVAAAIANERELDLSEEQKKQFKKVKEEDDAIVDRKLQIHLKQRRRRKKSKQSDKLEDFDAGYDLEKENAMSTGDLADPPKSLLDDIIEQRGTKRLNDGELDTDNKKPRTISDDSDDDTDAIEDKVDRNMSTLEKVKGLLNSGADTLPSVCPNEKFHCTICDQVALEVHSHPLLKVIICGDCNCLMEEKIRRKDLSFDSPSSHCAWCGGSSGLINCKSCTMLFCTNCIKKNLGAESLTKAQATGWDCCFCQPNSLQRLTLLLEQAMGSTAKLVSSSSSDSENSDDSDDSDESDAEINATISSKRRRKKKIRRILDDTELGEETKKKIAIEKERQERLKSLRGQFSASPNEMSSSNLSEGASVEVLGDAASGYIVNVVREKGEEAVRIPPSISAKLKAHQIAGIRFMWENIVESIRKVKSGDKGLGCILAHTMGLGKTFQVIAFLYTAMRCVDLGLRTALIVTPVNVLHNWRQEFIKWKPSELKQLRVFMLEDVPRDRRVELLAKWRTKGGVFLIGYTAFRNLSFGKHVKDRNVAREICHALQDGPDILVCDEAHMIKNTRADVTHALKQVKCQRRIALTGSPLQNNLMEYYCMVDFVREGFLGSSHEFRNRFQNPIENGQHTNSTLTDVKIMNQRSHILYEQLKGFVQRMDMTVVKKDLPPKTVFVVTVKLSLLQRKLYKRFLDVHGFSKDRAHEKFGKRCFFAGYQALARIWNHPGILQLTKEDKDYVRQEEAVENFIVDDCSSDDNSDINAVGEKMRYANDLPQKKDGTGFFVKGWWHDLLPGKIYREPDHGGKMVLLLEILTMSSSVGDKVLVFSQSIPTLDLIELYLSKIPRHGKPGKRWKKGKDWYRLDGRTESSERQRIVERFNEPSNKRVKCTLISTRAGSLGINLHSANRVVIIDGSWNPTYDLQAIYRAWRYGQTKPVFAYRLLAHGTMEEKIYKRQVTKEGLAARVVDRQQVHRTISKEEMLHLFEFGDDENPETLAELNQENGSSSNTVKHTTPHSNGSSNSDKLMESLLKNHQPRWIANYHEHETLLQENEEEKLSKEEKDMAWEVYKKSLEWEEVGRVPISDPMPDQKAEMAASSKLQQVKDPLSMVSSSRIRNRFNMRKCTNLAHMLTLRSQRIKQGGCTVCGECAQEIRWDDLKITK; from the exons GCTGCAGAGGCCCAAGAAGCTCTTGAAGAGGAGTCTCTTGCCAAAGTGGAGAGTGATGTTAGACAAGAATTGCAGCAAACTCTGACAGAGGATGAT TTGGAAACTGCTGTTGCTGATGAGATGGCTACTTTTAAAGAAGAGTGGGAAACTGTGCTGGACGACCTTGAAACTGAAAGTGTCAACTTGCTG GAACAACTCGATGGTGCTGGAATTGAGCTCCCAAGCCTTTATAAGTGGATTGAAAAGGAAGCTCCCAATGGTTGCCGCACTGAAGCATGGAAAAAGAGGAATCATTGGGTAGGGTTGCAGGCAACTACGGAAATTGCTGAATCAGTTGCTGTTGCTGAGAAGTATCTACAAGTAAACAGACCTGTTAGAAG GCGACATGGTAAACTACTTGAAGAGGGAGCTAGTGGATTTCTCCAAAAAAAATTTGGTGATGAAACCAAGGATCCTGTAAAGAAAGGAATGGAGGGAGATTGGGATTTGTTCAATAAAATAGTGTCTGATGGGAGTGGCACTGATGTTTCATTTGGCAGTAAGCACTGGGCTTCTGTTTATTTGGCCAGCACCCCACAGCAAGCAGCACTGATGGGACTCAAATTTCCTGGAGTTAATGAG GTAGAGGAGATTGACGATGTTGATGGCAATTCTGCTGATCCATTTGTTGCAGCTGCCATAGCAAATGAAAGAGAACTAGATCTTTCTGAGGAGCAAAAGAAACAATTTAAGAAG GTCAAAGAAGAGGATGATGCTATTGTTGATAGGAAGCTTCAAATCCATTTGAAACAAAGGAGGCGTCGGAAGAAAAGTAAACAg AGCGATAAACTTGAAGATTTTGATGCTGGTTACGATCTTGAAAAGGAAAATGCTATGAGTACTGGTGACTTGGCTGATCCACCCAAATCTTtgttggatgatattattgaaCAGCGGGGAACTAAGCGTTTGAATGATGGTGAGCTTGACACTGATAATAAAAAGCCTCGTACTATTAGTGATGACAGTGACGATGACACAGATGCCATTGAAGACAAGGTAGATAGGAATATGAGTACTCTAGAGAAGGTAAAAGGCTTATTAAACAGTGGTGCTGATACTCTTCCTTCAGTGTGTCCAAATGAGAAATTTCACTGCACAATTTGTGATCAAGTGGCTCTTGAAGTTCACTCACACCCTCTGTTGAAGGTGATTATTTGTGGGGATTGCAATTGCTTAATGGAGGAAAAGATACGCCGAAAG GACCTGAGTTTTGATTCTCCCTCAAGTCATTGTGCATGGTGTGGAGGAAGCAGTGGATTAATTAATTGTAAATCATGCACAATGTTATTCTGCACCAACTGCATAAAGAAGAATCTTGGTGCAGAATCTCTTACTAAAGCTCAGGCCACTGGCTGGGATTGTTGTTTTTGCCAGCCAAATAGTCTGCAAAGACTGACACTGCTATTGGAGCAAGCTATGGGATCTACTGCTAAACTAGTTTCCAGCTCTAGCAGTGATTCAGAAAATTCAGATGATTCAGATGATTCGGATGAGTCTGATGCAGAGATTAATGCTACAATCAG CTCTAAGAGAAGGCGCAAAAAGAAGATTCGAAGGATACTTGATGATACGGAATTAGgtgaagaaacaaaaaagaaaatagcAATTGAAAAG GAACGTCAGGAACGCTTGAAGTCTTTGCGAGGCCAGTTCTCTGCTTCACCAAATGAAATGAGCTCATCAAATTTATCCGAAGGGGCTAGTGTTGAAGTTCTTGGCGATGCGGCATCAGGTTACATAGTGAATGTTGTGAGGGAGAAAGGTGAAGAAGCTGTCAGAATTCCTCCGAGCATCTCAGCTAAACTCAAAGCCCATCAG ATTGCAGGAATAAGATTTATGTGGGAAAATATAGTAGAGTCAATAAGAAAAGTGAAGTCTGGGGATAAAGGTCTTGGCTGTATTCTAGCTCATACCATGGGCCTTGGTAAAACTTTTCAG gTGATTGCTTTCTTGTACACTGCAATGAGGTGTGTTGATTTGGGGTTAAGGACCGCACTTATAGTCACACCTGTCAATGTCCTGCATAATTGGCGTCAGGAGTTTATCAAGTGGAAGCCCTCAGAGTTAAAGCAACTCAGAGTCTTCATGCTGGAAGATGTACCAAG AGATAGGAGGGTTGAGCTGCTTGCAAAGTGGAGAACCAAAGGTGGTGTCTTTTTGATTGGTTATACTGCTTTCCGTAATTTATCTTTTGGAAAGCATGTGAAAGACCGGAATGTGGCCAGAGAGATTTGCCATGCTTTGCAG GATGGACCGGACATTCTTGTTTGTGATGAAGCCCATATGATTAAAAATACAAGGGCTGACGTAACTCATGCCTTGAAACAAGTAAAATGCCAAAGAAGAATTGCCCTGACTGGATCGCCCCTTCAAAACAATCTCATGGAATACTATTGT ATGGTTGATTTTGTAAGAGAAGGTTTTCTTGGAAGCAGCCATGAATTTAGAAACCG CTTCCAGAATCCTATAGAGAATGGTCAACACACTAATTCGACACTCACAGATGTGAAAATTATGAACCAAAGATCACATATTCTCTATGAACAGTTAAAAGGCTTTGTCCAAAGAATGGACATGACTGTGGTGAAAAAGGATCTACCCCCCAAAACTGTCTTTGTGGTAACTGTCAAGCTTTCTTTGTTACAAAGAAAACTGTACAAGAGATTCCTTGATGTGCATGGGTTCAGTAAAGACAGGGCTCATGAAAAGTTTGGAAAAAGATGTTTTTTTGCTGGTTACCAGGCGTTAGCCCGG ATATGGAACCACCCTGGGATCTTGCAATTAACAAAAGAAGACAAGGACTATGTAAGACAGGAAGAAGCTGTTGAGAATTTTATCGTGGATGACTGCAGCAGTGATGATAATTCCGATATTAATGCTGTTGGAG AGAAGATGAGGTATGCAAATGATTTGCCGCAAAAGAAAGATGGTACTGGCTTTTTTGTAAAG GGTTGGTGGCATGATCTACTTCCCGGAAAGATTTATAGAGAGCCTGATCATGGTGGCAAAATGGTTTTGCTACTAGAGATATTAACCATGAGTTCTAGTGTGGGCGATAAGGTATTAGTTTTTAGTCAGAGCATACCAACGCTAGACCTCATAGAACTTTATCTCTCAAAGATACCTCGACATGGCAAACCTGGGAAGCGTTGGAAGAAGGGGAAAGATTGGTATCG GCTGGATGGAAGGACAGAGAGCTCTGAAAGGCAGAGGATTGTTGAAAGATTTAATGAGCCCTCAAATAAGAGGGTAAAATGCACTCTGATTTCAACCAGAGCAGGCTCTTTGGGTATTAACCTTCATTCTGCTAACCGTGTTGTTATAATTGATGGTTCTTGGAATCCAACATACGATCTGCAGGCCATCTATCGAGCTTGGAG GTATGGGCAGACAAAACCTGTATTTGCATACCGATTGCTGGCTCATGGCACCATGGAAGAGAAAATATATAAGCGCCAG GTAACAAAGGAGGGGCTTGCCGCTAGAGTGGTTGATAGGCAACAGGTGCATAGGACCATATCTAAAGAAGAGATGTTACATCTGTTTGAGTTTGGTGATGATGAGAACCCTGAGACTTTGGCTGAACTTAATCAAGAAAATGGCAGCAGTAGTAATACAGTTAAACATACAACACCACATTCAAATGGAAGTAGCAACTCTGATAAGCTAATGGAAAGCTTACTTAAAAATCATCAACCCCG GTGGATtgccaattatcatgaacatgAAACCCTGTTACAAGAAAATGAAGAGGAGAAGCTATCAAAAGAGGAGAAAGACATGGCTTGGGAGGTGTACAAAAAATCACTTGAATGGGAAGAAGTGGGGAGGGTACCAATTAGTGACCCCATGCCTGATCAAAAGGCAGAGATGGCTGCAAGTTCAAAACTACAACAGGTGAAAGACCCTCTTAGCATGGTGTCAAGTAGTAGGATAAGGAATCGTTTTAACATGAGAAAGTGCACAAACCTTGCACACATGCTCACACTCAGAAGTCAGAGAATAAAACAAGGTGGCTGTACAGTTTGTGGGGAATGTGCTCAGGAGATCAGGTGGGATGACTTGAAGATTACTAAATAG